atccaaaataacatattcaataactttttattttccagtGAACAATATTTTTATATCGCGCCATTTACTTTAACCATATTCCCTtaaatgttcttttttttttttggtcaaaatttgtaacatattttctcatattggTCCACTTTGTAGTGGACAAAATGAGGGGCAAACAACTACAACAAATTATTTTACTTCCATTAAATTTTACATCATTTTTGTAGTTATTTctgatttcatttttttatatttatagtaattcaaaataataattattaaatatttaaatacttGATCAtgataattaatttcaatttgaatattttttgtaattttaaataaatttaattttttataattcttaataattgttaattattttttcataattactTGAAAAACCACATTAACCGTTCCTTTAGATTCATCCTAGATGtggtttttcaaataattattaaaaaaattatattatagaattttttattttaaaattatttgttgataTGGCAAAATCCAATATTAGTATGAGGAATACGTGGTATGCCACTTGTCAATATCTGCTTACTCTATTAACCACATCATCACTTAATGGTAGAAATTGATGAATGTTTTAACGGAATGACTTATTTACTTTTTGGTCTAACATATAGTagttaatttacctatttttgagtaataaaaaataaaatataatttgaattcTAATACAAAACATTCATATCCATCTTCTACTGTAACAGTTTCCTTTGAGTGGTTGGTCCAGTATCaattcagaattttttttttatacaaacaAATTTAGGAACTTTCATTTTCACagtgttaagtttattttctaatgttttaattaataattatgtaaaatatcatgaaataaaaaaattgaagtaataagacaaaaaaaattaaaacaataaaagaatattggGAAGAAAGGATATTCATGAAATTAATTAATCAGGATCTATATTAGGTTTTTTCTAGATACTCTAATTAGCTAGGGTAGGAGTTTCGAATTAGGAGCATATATATAGTGCctgaaaattattaaatattttgacaAATTTGGTGAAAGATAACAATGGATAACACGGTATAATTACGAGGATGAAGCTGTTGATTTGGTTCTTATATTTAGATTTAGATACTCAAAATTAGACATGTTTAGCTGTGGCTACGAATAACTGTTGTTCATTGTACATCACAACAACAAACTACCAGAATTTTGTTTCTGGAAAATCGAAATTTTTATTCTAAATCCAATGAAGAAGGAAGAGACAAAGGCTGTTGCATCATCACAACAGATAATCCagaattttgtttcttttatttgtactattaaactgacttcattttcatttccttcTTCACCCCATTTAATTTCTTGTATCTCATCTGATATCCCATCATTTTTCCTATTGGTCTGGTTCTTTTCAAGTCCGGCTCTCTATTACAAggtatatgtatatgttatttatttggtttgtacatgtaaatatatatgtatatgtatccCTCTGTTCAACTTTGTCAATCTGAGATTATGCATGATAGGTCAAGTTTTGATATATATGGTATTTCACGAACCCTTTTCTCGACGTTAATGGACTCCGTTTATGGAAGAAAACAATTTAATGGAGGAAATAgaacattattattgttattatcactttatagaataaaaatatatatagttttcaAAGGTCAATTTgaaattaatgatttttattttaaatttgttgtttCCGTTAAATCCTACAATGCTGAAATTCACATTGAAGTTTTTGAGGTAATAATTATCAAATGTAGTCTTTCTGCAGATGTTTCTTTCACATTTTCCTGAAATTCTGTGTTCCATCAATCTGCTTTGCTTCGTCTCATCCaaattaaataactaattaaataaCATACGCAAAGGATAAGTGTTAATGTGCAAAATTGTTTCCCATTGCCAGCAGCCTCTACGTCCAAAGGCCCCTATTTCGAAAGTGTTTTCTGTCCGTTTACTAAAGAACATCAGCATCAAAATCAATTGAGAGCATCGATTTTTGTTCCTCAATGGCAAGTGATGAGCAGATGATCAAGATTGTCGGGGATCAATTTTGTGTCCCTTACACAATGCAGCTGGTTGTGAAGAGAAAAGTAGAGTCATTTTCCAATGTACACTACGATGTGTTTGATACTACTGGAAATTCTCTCCTTCAAGTCGATGGAGGTGTCTGGAACTCCAAAAAGAAAAGGGTCATCAAAGATCCTGCTGGTTTTCCTGTCATCACTCTACGCAAAAAGGTATATAATATATGCAGGCATTAATTGTATAACATTTtcctatttctttttatttttattttacacttgGACGTGACTGTGGGTGTTTTGGATATGAACAGGCACTATCCTGGAAAAAGCAATGGCAAATCTATCAAGGTGAAAGCTCAGAGAAAAACCACTTTTTGTGCAGCGTGAAGCGATCCAATGCGCTTCAAATGAAGAACAATCTTGATGTTTACTTAGCAAGCAGCTACATGGAAGATGGCCCTGATTTTCATGTGACTGGAAGTTTCACTTCCATGTCTTTCAAAGTTTGGAAAGGCAATTCAGTTATTGCAGAGGTATGTAAAGCATTTTCAGCTTCAATTATTGTTGTCAAATGTGTTTGATTTGCCTAATGAAGCCTTGGCTGCAGTAGCTAGATTGAGGCCCTTGTTTAACCAATTAATATATGGTATATGTGACAATTATTGTTTTTGTTTAACCCACTGCTGTATTATGAAAACACAGGTTATGCATAATTTCACATGGGGAACCTGCATGGGCAAAGAAAGTTTCAAGTTAAAAGTGTATCCAGAGGTGGACTATGCCTTCATTCTAGCTTTGACAGTGATTATGCATGAGACAGACAAAGTATAATCTTCAATCTCTCAAGTTTATTTGTTTCCGCTTCCCGAAGTCTTTATATTTATCTTTTGCAGTGTAAATTTGTACTGCATTCCTTTGAACATATAAACAG
The genomic region above belongs to Gossypium hirsutum isolate 1008001.06 chromosome D05, Gossypium_hirsutum_v2.1, whole genome shotgun sequence and contains:
- the LOC107902422 gene encoding protein LURP-one-related 14, producing MASDEQMIKIVGDQFCVPYTMQLVVKRKVESFSNVHYDVFDTTGNSLLQVDGGVWNSKKKRVIKDPAGFPVITLRKKALSWKKQWQIYQGESSEKNHFLCSVKRSNALQMKNNLDVYLASSYMEDGPDFHVTGSFTSMSFKVWKGNSVIAEVMHNFTWGTCMGKESFKLKVYPEVDYAFILALTVIMHETDKV